From the Streptomyces sp. KMM 9044 genome, one window contains:
- a CDS encoding cyclic nucleotide-binding domain-containing protein, translating to MTKAIKLLTALPPPQRERLMALAREVSFPEDTRIFEAGTTADRFWVVRSGAVSLDQRVNEFQQVTVATLGAGDLLGWSWLFPPHEWDFGAEAFSRVRAYEFDAAAVLQLCEEDPALGLTLVRCVAEILAHRLEATRGQLMGHQFTRTRRAL from the coding sequence ATGACCAAAGCGATCAAACTCCTGACCGCCCTGCCCCCGCCGCAGCGGGAGCGTCTGATGGCGCTCGCGCGGGAGGTGTCCTTCCCCGAGGACACCCGGATCTTCGAGGCCGGGACCACCGCCGACCGCTTCTGGGTCGTCCGCTCCGGGGCGGTGTCGCTGGATCAGCGGGTGAACGAGTTCCAGCAGGTCACGGTCGCCACGCTCGGCGCGGGCGACCTGCTGGGCTGGTCATGGCTTTTCCCGCCCCACGAGTGGGACTTCGGAGCCGAGGCCTTCAGCCGGGTCCGCGCCTACGAGTTCGACGCGGCGGCCGTCCTACAGCTGTGCGAGGAAGATCCGGCGCTCGGGCTGACGCTGGTGCGCTGCGTCGCCGAGATCCTCGCGCACCGGCTGGAGGCGACGCGAGGCCAACTGATGGGCCATCAGTTCACGCGCACACGCCGGGCCCTGTAG
- a CDS encoding SigB/SigF/SigG family RNA polymerase sigma factor, translating into MLIDSSTDRPDTLVPTTAPSPGGEEIATTSTTVTPEAATTPAADGRRRHDDSPDTTALFRRLASLDDGPERDAVREELVTAWLPMAHRIAGRFRDRGESVEDLRQVAALGLVKAVDRFDPDRGAFESYAVPTITGEVKRHFRDRMWALRVPRRVQELRNKVRIARRDLTQTPGSPEPTPADLARHTGLTEEEVAAGLEALESFSTLSLDAEMSPDDDGYSLVDTLGASDSSYDVVVDRESAKEGLRRLPERERTILYMRFFEDMTQSRIADQLGISQMHVSRLISRSCARVRADAMGGRMRGARSR; encoded by the coding sequence ATGCTCATCGACTCGTCCACCGACCGCCCCGACACCCTCGTCCCCACGACCGCCCCTTCCCCCGGTGGGGAAGAGATCGCCACGACGTCCACGACCGTCACCCCCGAAGCGGCCACCACCCCGGCCGCGGACGGTCGCAGGCGGCACGACGACTCCCCCGACACCACCGCCCTGTTCCGTCGGCTGGCCTCACTGGACGACGGCCCCGAACGGGACGCCGTCCGTGAGGAACTCGTCACCGCGTGGCTGCCCATGGCCCACCGCATCGCCGGCCGCTTCCGCGACCGCGGCGAGTCCGTCGAGGATCTGCGCCAGGTGGCGGCTCTGGGCCTGGTAAAGGCGGTGGACCGCTTCGACCCGGACCGCGGAGCCTTCGAGAGCTACGCCGTCCCGACCATCACCGGCGAGGTCAAACGGCACTTCCGGGACCGGATGTGGGCCCTGCGGGTGCCCCGCCGGGTACAGGAACTGCGGAACAAGGTACGGATCGCCCGGCGGGACCTCACCCAGACGCCCGGCAGCCCCGAACCCACTCCCGCTGACCTCGCCCGGCACACGGGACTGACCGAGGAGGAGGTCGCGGCCGGGCTGGAGGCGCTGGAGAGCTTCAGCACCCTGTCGCTGGACGCGGAGATGTCGCCCGACGACGACGGTTACAGCCTGGTCGACACCCTGGGCGCCTCGGACTCTTCCTACGACGTCGTGGTCGACCGGGAGTCCGCCAAGGAGGGCCTGCGCCGCCTGCCGGAACGCGAGCGCACCATCCTGTACATGCGCTTCTTCGAGGACATGACACAGAGTCGCATCGCCGACCAGCTGGGGATCTCCCAGATGCACGTCTCCCGGCTGATCAGCCGGAGCTGCGCCCGGGTACGAGCCGACGCCATGGGCGGCCGCATGAGGGGAGCACGGAGCCGATGA
- a CDS encoding ATP-binding protein: MCEQHITPGGTERPDADPPHREPPGAVCAAPRHTYRPAQVREAVQRVVGERCRSTRTPCGAAALADALLVASELTTNAILHGGGVTDVRVDVVDGAGPGVEVSVSDRSTELPVARATADPRGRLTPGGRGWLIVCLLSRDIRVRDLPAGGKCITALVPLI; the protein is encoded by the coding sequence ATGTGCGAGCAGCACATCACCCCAGGAGGTACGGAGCGCCCCGATGCGGACCCGCCCCACAGGGAACCGCCTGGCGCTGTGTGCGCCGCACCCCGGCACACCTACCGGCCGGCGCAGGTGCGGGAGGCCGTGCAGCGGGTGGTGGGCGAACGCTGTCGCTCCACGCGTACTCCGTGCGGCGCCGCAGCCCTGGCGGACGCCCTGCTCGTCGCCTCCGAACTCACCACGAACGCGATCCTGCACGGCGGCGGCGTCACCGACGTCCGGGTCGACGTTGTCGACGGCGCCGGACCCGGCGTAGAGGTGTCGGTGAGCGACCGCAGTACGGAACTGCCCGTCGCCCGGGCGACGGCCGACCCGCGGGGGCGCCTCACGCCCGGAGGGCGCGGCTGGCTCATCGTCTGCCTGCTGTCCCGCGACATCCGCGTGCGGGACCTGCCTGCGGGCGGTAAGTGCATCACCGCCCTGGTCCCCCTGATCTGA
- a CDS encoding LysE/ArgO family amino acid transporter, producing the protein MTSTLTTAAAGFGTGLSLIVAIGAQNAFVLRQGVRRETVLAVVGICAVSDALLIALGVGGVGALVVAWPGVLAAVGWIGGVFLLGYGALAARRAVRPDGAGLKAEGEAVTSRRRAVLTCLAMTWLNPHVYLDTVFLLGSVATDHGPLRWTFGLGAVLASLCWFAVLGFGARLLSRFLARPTAWRVLDGLVAATMIALGCTLITGS; encoded by the coding sequence ATGACCAGCACCCTGACCACCGCCGCCGCCGGATTCGGCACCGGCCTCTCCCTGATCGTCGCCATCGGTGCCCAGAACGCGTTCGTCCTGCGCCAAGGGGTCCGCCGCGAGACGGTGCTCGCCGTCGTGGGCATCTGCGCGGTCTCGGACGCGCTGCTCATCGCCCTGGGTGTCGGCGGAGTCGGCGCCCTGGTCGTGGCGTGGCCCGGCGTGCTGGCGGCGGTCGGCTGGATCGGCGGCGTGTTCCTGCTCGGCTACGGTGCCCTGGCCGCGCGCCGGGCGGTCCGGCCGGACGGAGCCGGGCTGAAGGCGGAGGGCGAGGCCGTGACCTCACGCCGCCGTGCCGTGCTCACCTGCCTGGCGATGACCTGGCTCAACCCGCACGTCTACCTCGACACCGTGTTTTTGCTGGGCTCCGTCGCCACCGACCACGGGCCGCTGCGCTGGACGTTCGGGCTCGGCGCGGTGCTGGCCAGCCTCTGCTGGTTCGCCGTCCTGGGCTTCGGTGCCCGGCTGCTGAGCCGCTTCTTGGCCCGGCCCACCGCCTGGCGGGTCCTGGACGGCCTGGTCGCGGCCACCATGATCGCCCTCGGCTGCACGCTCATTACCGGAAGCTGA
- a CDS encoding PRC-barrel domain-containing protein: protein MPMDSIWSYAPELGLAQGQDPDLTGYTVVASDGSTIGHVDRQADHHAMRHLVVDTGVWVFGRSLLVPVGVVAAVDSGERKVTVSRTRPEVKAAPRFRTDSETMDPGYLTAVGDYYWALTRPEPPPERAPGTPAG, encoded by the coding sequence GTGCCCATGGACAGCATCTGGTCATACGCGCCGGAGCTGGGTCTTGCCCAGGGGCAGGATCCGGACCTCACGGGATACACCGTCGTCGCGAGCGACGGGAGCACCATCGGCCATGTGGACCGGCAGGCCGACCACCACGCCATGCGGCACCTGGTCGTCGACACCGGCGTCTGGGTGTTCGGCCGGAGTCTCCTCGTACCGGTCGGCGTCGTCGCCGCCGTCGACTCCGGCGAGCGCAAAGTCACCGTGTCCCGCACCAGACCCGAGGTGAAGGCTGCACCCCGGTTCAGGACCGACAGCGAGACCATGGACCCGGGCTATCTCACGGCGGTCGGCGACTATTACTGGGCGCTGACCCGGCCCGAGCCCCCGCCCGAGCGTGCTCCCGGCACCCCGGCCGGCTGA
- a CDS encoding STAS domain-containing protein, translated as MSMAPNPLSVEVSVVREDVALFTVQGDLDADTATEFQHHLANQLHHGRRHFLLDLSAVPFMDSSGMNIVLRVYQEARELPGSVHIISPMPAVRRVLDLTGVSITVPVSQSAEEALERVDSAHRT; from the coding sequence GTGTCCATGGCCCCGAACCCGTTGTCCGTGGAGGTGTCCGTGGTCCGGGAGGATGTCGCCCTGTTCACAGTGCAGGGCGATCTGGACGCCGACACCGCGACCGAGTTCCAGCATCACCTGGCCAACCAGCTGCATCACGGACGCCGGCACTTCCTGCTGGACCTGTCCGCGGTCCCCTTCATGGACTCGTCCGGCATGAACATCGTCCTGCGCGTCTACCAGGAGGCCCGGGAACTGCCGGGGAGCGTGCACATCATCTCCCCCATGCCCGCGGTGCGCCGCGTCCTCGACCTGACCGGCGTGAGCATCACGGTTCCGGTGTCCCAAAGCGCCGAGGAGGCACTGGAGCGGGTCGACAGCGCGCACAGGACATAA
- a CDS encoding FUSC family protein has product MLRMTAGLRTVGSLALTLAVLTLTGAGVTQLVAGAMTAMVATFAIREKQRGAQAVTLALGLPVALVSMSLATVLSERAAGDVFFVVLIYCAVYARRFGDRGTALGLIGFQVYFASLFIGASPGGLPGIWAALAVAFGCSAVMRFAVVPVVPAGLLARLREAFRARLAQLVTAQLALLDAEGDQVDKALADVRAGTARLHETALMIQTRLERGTPDASSARLVQRRIADAEIAAERLGLLLLSARSEERADTLTLHLPGAPAPEAGWTDAPEEVTAALHRDLLSLRIQVLHAGPGVEGTSIAHVRNRLLAYRDEENLPACSPALQDVFRAIGEASRAVMGLRIALDGPQDESDDTPAAARSREELEAEDAAIDAGEEDEPAEGDKGLRRPTTRAAVQVAVGSSLAIAGGALLSSQGWHWAVLTCWLVFINTESTGEILVKGYRRLLGTVLGVVAGIALAGLVGGHTWTAFALMLVLVFAMAYTAPLSYTLMSFFVTAMVGLLYTLLHTYSWEVLVLRVAETALGAACGVFAAFLVLPVRTDRRTNELLGTVLERLTEVTEAAVDQLSGGPAADLLDRARELDKALGELRAATKPLTHPVTPLRGRRDTARYVVALLETCAYHARSLAATAELLPTHPSIAADPRLRGATARTVRNISTIAARVAGEDTKSGIETGPSFASLLGGSDDDGASRYGRITGRVLRHLERLDEAVVGLARPLDVPLAGDGPR; this is encoded by the coding sequence ATGCTGCGGATGACGGCCGGGCTGCGGACGGTGGGTTCCCTCGCGCTGACGCTGGCCGTCCTCACCCTGACGGGGGCAGGTGTCACCCAGCTCGTGGCGGGGGCGATGACTGCGATGGTCGCCACCTTCGCCATCCGGGAGAAGCAACGCGGAGCGCAGGCCGTCACGCTCGCCCTCGGGCTGCCCGTGGCGCTCGTGTCCATGTCGCTGGCCACGGTGCTGAGCGAGCGGGCCGCCGGGGACGTCTTCTTCGTCGTCCTCATCTACTGCGCGGTGTACGCCCGCAGATTCGGCGACCGCGGAACCGCGCTCGGGCTGATCGGCTTCCAGGTCTACTTCGCCTCCCTGTTCATCGGCGCGTCCCCCGGCGGTCTGCCGGGGATCTGGGCGGCGCTGGCCGTCGCGTTCGGGTGCAGTGCCGTCATGCGGTTCGCCGTCGTTCCCGTGGTCCCGGCCGGACTTCTCGCACGTCTGCGTGAGGCCTTCCGCGCCCGGCTGGCGCAGCTCGTGACGGCGCAGCTGGCGCTGCTCGACGCCGAGGGGGACCAGGTCGACAAGGCCCTGGCGGACGTCCGCGCGGGCACCGCCCGGCTACACGAGACGGCCTTGATGATCCAGACACGGCTGGAGCGGGGCACCCCCGACGCGTCGTCGGCACGGCTGGTGCAGCGTCGGATCGCGGACGCCGAGATCGCCGCGGAGCGGCTCGGCCTGCTGCTGCTGAGCGCCCGCAGCGAGGAACGCGCGGATACGCTGACCCTGCATCTGCCGGGTGCGCCCGCCCCGGAGGCCGGCTGGACGGACGCGCCGGAGGAGGTCACCGCGGCGTTGCACCGTGATCTGCTCTCTCTGCGCATCCAGGTCCTGCACGCCGGGCCCGGGGTGGAGGGGACGTCGATCGCCCACGTACGCAACCGGCTGCTCGCCTACCGGGACGAGGAGAACCTCCCGGCCTGCTCCCCGGCTCTCCAGGACGTGTTCCGGGCCATCGGCGAGGCGTCCCGCGCGGTGATGGGCCTGCGGATCGCTCTGGACGGCCCGCAGGACGAGTCGGACGACACTCCCGCGGCGGCCCGCTCCCGGGAGGAGCTGGAGGCCGAGGACGCCGCGATCGACGCCGGTGAGGAGGACGAGCCGGCCGAGGGGGACAAGGGGCTGCGACGGCCCACCACCCGGGCCGCCGTCCAGGTCGCCGTGGGCTCGTCGCTGGCCATCGCCGGGGGTGCGCTGCTGTCCTCCCAGGGCTGGCACTGGGCGGTCCTGACCTGCTGGCTCGTCTTCATCAACACCGAGTCGACGGGCGAGATCCTGGTCAAGGGCTACCGGCGGCTGCTGGGGACGGTACTCGGCGTCGTCGCCGGCATCGCGCTTGCGGGGCTGGTGGGCGGGCACACCTGGACGGCGTTCGCCCTGATGCTGGTGCTGGTCTTCGCGATGGCGTACACGGCACCGCTCTCGTACACGCTGATGTCGTTCTTCGTGACCGCGATGGTGGGGCTGCTGTACACACTGCTGCACACCTACAGCTGGGAGGTACTGGTCCTGCGCGTGGCCGAGACCGCACTGGGCGCAGCCTGCGGGGTGTTCGCCGCGTTCCTGGTGTTGCCGGTGCGTACGGACCGGAGGACGAACGAGCTGCTGGGCACCGTGCTGGAACGGCTCACCGAGGTCACCGAGGCCGCCGTCGACCAGCTCAGCGGCGGGCCGGCCGCCGATCTGCTGGACCGGGCGCGGGAGCTGGACAAGGCGCTGGGCGAGCTGCGCGCCGCGACCAAGCCGCTCACCCATCCGGTCACTCCGCTGCGGGGCCGGCGCGACACCGCACGGTACGTCGTAGCGCTCCTGGAGACCTGCGCGTATCATGCGCGCTCGCTGGCGGCGACGGCCGAGCTGCTGCCGACACATCCCTCGATCGCGGCGGACCCCCGGCTGCGTGGGGCGACGGCGCGTACCGTGCGCAACATCTCGACGATCGCGGCCCGGGTCGCGGGCGAGGACACGAAGTCGGGGATCGAGACGGGGCCGAGCTTCGCCTCGCTGCTGGGCGGTTCCGACGACGACGGGGCGTCGCGCTACGGACGGATCACCGGCCGCGTCCTGCGGCATCTGGAGCGGCTGGACGAGGCGGTGGTGGGTCTCGCCCGCCCGCTGGACGTCCCGCTGGCGGGCGACGGCCCGCGGTGA
- a CDS encoding NAD(P)/FAD-dependent oxidoreductase — MNTVTRPRILVVGAGFAGVECVRRLERKLAPGDAEITLVTPLSYQLYLPLLPQVASGVLTPQSVAVSLRRSAKYRTRIIPGGAIGVDPKAKVCVIRSITDRIVNEAYDYIVLAPGSVTRTFDIPGLTDHAFGMKTLAEAAYIRDHVIAQLDLADASDDPAERASRLQFVVVGGGYAGTETAACLQRLTHAAVKRYPRLDPGLIKWHLIDIAPKLMPELGEKLGRSAQEILTRRGIEISLGVSVAKAGPEEVTFTDGRVIPTRTLIWTAGVVASPLIATLGAETVRGRLAVTADMCLPGEDGVFALGDAAAVPDRAKGVEDAVCPPTAQHALRQGRQVADNIIATLTGRPLQPYHHKDLGLVVDLGGTDAVSRPLGVELRGLPAQVAARGYHWSALRTNVAKTRVMTNWLLNSIAGDDFVRTGFQARRPAKLRDFEYTNAYLTPEQVRAHVEEAGLPVR; from the coding sequence ATGAACACCGTGACACGACCCAGGATCCTGGTGGTGGGCGCAGGCTTCGCCGGAGTGGAGTGCGTCCGTCGGCTGGAGCGGAAACTCGCCCCCGGCGATGCCGAGATCACTCTGGTGACGCCGCTTTCCTACCAGCTCTATCTGCCGCTGCTCCCCCAGGTCGCCTCCGGTGTGCTGACCCCGCAGTCGGTAGCCGTGTCGCTGCGCCGCAGCGCCAAGTACCGCACCCGGATCATCCCCGGCGGGGCCATCGGCGTGGATCCGAAGGCCAAGGTCTGCGTCATTCGCAGCATCACCGACCGGATCGTCAACGAGGCGTACGACTACATCGTGCTGGCCCCCGGCAGTGTCACCCGTACCTTCGACATCCCGGGGCTGACGGACCACGCGTTCGGCATGAAGACACTGGCCGAGGCCGCCTACATCCGCGACCACGTCATCGCCCAGCTCGACCTCGCCGACGCGAGCGACGATCCGGCCGAGCGTGCCTCGCGGCTGCAGTTCGTGGTGGTCGGCGGGGGCTACGCGGGCACCGAGACCGCCGCCTGCCTGCAGCGCCTGACCCATGCGGCCGTCAAGCGCTACCCGCGGCTGGACCCGGGGCTGATCAAGTGGCATCTGATCGACATCGCCCCGAAGCTCATGCCCGAACTGGGCGAGAAGCTCGGGCGCAGCGCGCAGGAGATCCTCACCCGGCGCGGCATCGAGATCTCACTCGGCGTCTCCGTCGCGAAGGCGGGACCGGAGGAGGTCACCTTCACCGACGGCCGGGTGATCCCCACCCGCACCCTCATCTGGACGGCCGGCGTGGTCGCCAGCCCGCTGATCGCCACGCTCGGCGCCGAGACCGTCCGCGGGCGGCTCGCGGTCACCGCGGACATGTGCCTGCCGGGCGAGGACGGGGTGTTCGCCCTCGGTGACGCCGCGGCGGTGCCCGACCGTGCCAAGGGTGTGGAGGACGCGGTGTGCCCGCCGACCGCGCAGCACGCCCTGCGTCAGGGCAGGCAGGTCGCCGACAACATCATCGCGACGCTGACCGGCCGGCCGCTTCAGCCGTACCACCACAAGGACCTCGGGCTGGTCGTGGACCTCGGCGGTACCGACGCCGTCTCCAGGCCGCTCGGTGTGGAGCTGCGGGGCCTGCCCGCCCAGGTGGCGGCCCGCGGATACCACTGGTCGGCGCTGCGCACCAATGTCGCCAAGACGAGGGTCATGACCAACTGGCTGCTGAACTCGATCGCCGGCGACGATTTCGTGCGGACCGGCTTCCAGGCCCGCCGGCCCGCCAAGCTGCGGGACTTCGAGTACACGAACGCCTATCTGACTCCGGAGCAGGTGCGGGCGCACGTCGAGGAGGCGGGCCTGCCCGTGCGGTGA
- a CDS encoding LysR family transcriptional regulator ArgP, with translation MDDLPLDQVRTLLAVVDEGTFDAAAAALHVTPSAVSQRVKALEQHTGRVLLLRTRPVRPTKSGEVLVRLARQVSRLERDAYAELGLSPAGEPTRVSVAVNADSLATWFLGALTRVPDELRLCFELRREDEAHTAALLREGAVMAAVTSSPDAVPGCSVRPLGRMRYLPVAETEFAARYLAGPLEETLPRAPVVTFDRRDDFQDAFVRRLTRGRTGASTSRHLVPTSEGFVEAVTAGLGWGMVPEKQADPLLRTGRLTVFAPNRATDTPLHWQQWKLDSPALAAVAESVAATAATALRS, from the coding sequence ATGGATGACTTGCCCCTGGACCAGGTGCGGACCCTGCTCGCCGTGGTGGACGAGGGCACCTTCGACGCGGCGGCCGCAGCCCTGCACGTGACGCCCTCCGCGGTCAGCCAGCGGGTGAAGGCACTGGAGCAGCACACGGGGCGGGTGCTGCTGCTACGTACCCGGCCGGTACGGCCGACCAAGTCGGGCGAGGTGCTGGTACGGCTGGCCCGCCAGGTGTCCCGGCTGGAGCGGGACGCGTACGCGGAGCTGGGACTGAGCCCGGCCGGAGAGCCGACCCGGGTGTCGGTGGCGGTGAACGCGGACTCGCTGGCGACCTGGTTCCTCGGAGCCCTCACCCGCGTCCCGGACGAGTTGCGTCTCTGCTTCGAGCTGCGCCGCGAGGACGAGGCCCACACCGCCGCGCTGCTCCGTGAGGGCGCGGTGATGGCCGCGGTGACCTCGTCGCCGGACGCGGTGCCGGGCTGCTCCGTACGACCGCTGGGGCGGATGCGTTATCTCCCCGTGGCAGAAACGGAGTTCGCCGCGCGGTATCTCGCCGGGCCACTGGAGGAAACGCTGCCGCGGGCACCGGTGGTGACCTTCGACCGGCGGGACGACTTCCAGGACGCCTTCGTACGCCGGCTCACCCGTGGCCGCACCGGGGCGAGCACGAGCCGGCACCTCGTGCCGACCTCGGAGGGGTTCGTCGAAGCGGTGACCGCCGGCCTGGGCTGGGGCATGGTCCCCGAGAAGCAGGCCGATCCCCTGCTGCGGACCGGCCGGCTCACCGTCTTCGCCCCGAACCGCGCGACCGACACCCCCCTGCACTGGCAGCAGTGGAAGCTGGACTCCCCCGCCCTGGCGGCGGTGGCCGAGTCGGTGGCGGCAACTGCGGCCACGGCACTGCGGAGCTGA
- a CDS encoding AMP-dependent synthetase/ligase, translating to MRDLALAPQAASPLTGGLADSLFETAAESPNLPMLARRADPASASWKEVTALEFRDQVVDLAKGLVASGLSPGHRVAIMARTRYEWTVLCYALWTVGAEVVPIYPTSSREQVEWILRDSGCVAVVVEDEQGVMTVGSVCAALPRLRHVWQLDSGALEQLVTRGEYIPPATVDSLRRIVLPDSTAVVAYTSGTSGQARGCALSHRSLAAPCDVLLEGWAHTAAEPGEQAVVLAFLPFSHVYGLMIQGLCVRGGLLMGHEPDLGSEALSSALRTLRPTYLYAVPSLLEKIYKNFLRASQQAGRGALFERAADTARDFAAAVERQRLGRGSGPGFDLRLQHALYERTVYRRLRAALGGRVRRATSGGSTLSRDLSLFYEGIGIYVHDGYGLTETGGGVTMQPLGREKSGTVGLALPGSEIRVADDGEILVRGPSVFQGYVGDEAATLTALAGGWLATGDIGRVDSEGYLTITGRKKDIIITSSGKSVAPSALEQRLRMHPLVHQAVVVGDDRPCVGALITLDPDFLAHWRAALALPGDAATREAREENALREEVARAVAAANSSVSRPESIRVFRVLPEPFDVTNGLLTPSMKLRRDEIVQRYALEIDAMYHSRSRPEPEEPSVWDDSDNVFR from the coding sequence ATGCGCGACCTCGCTCTCGCTCCGCAGGCCGCCTCACCCCTGACGGGCGGCCTCGCGGACAGTCTCTTCGAGACGGCGGCCGAGAGCCCGAATCTGCCGATGCTCGCCCGCCGCGCCGATCCGGCCTCCGCGTCCTGGAAGGAGGTCACCGCGCTGGAGTTCCGCGACCAGGTCGTCGACCTGGCCAAAGGACTGGTCGCCTCCGGGCTGTCCCCGGGCCACCGGGTGGCGATCATGGCGCGGACCCGTTATGAGTGGACGGTCCTGTGCTACGCGCTGTGGACCGTGGGCGCGGAGGTCGTCCCCATCTATCCGACCTCGTCGCGGGAGCAGGTGGAGTGGATCCTCAGGGACTCCGGCTGCGTGGCGGTGGTGGTCGAGGACGAGCAGGGCGTGATGACCGTCGGTTCCGTGTGCGCCGCGCTGCCACGGCTGCGGCACGTCTGGCAACTGGACTCGGGTGCGCTGGAACAGTTGGTGACGCGCGGCGAGTACATACCGCCGGCCACGGTGGACTCGCTGCGCCGGATCGTGCTGCCGGACTCCACGGCCGTGGTCGCCTACACGTCCGGTACCTCGGGACAGGCGAGGGGATGCGCGCTGAGCCACCGCAGTCTGGCCGCCCCGTGCGACGTCCTGCTGGAGGGCTGGGCCCATACGGCGGCGGAGCCGGGTGAGCAGGCCGTGGTCCTCGCCTTCCTGCCGTTCTCCCACGTGTACGGACTGATGATCCAGGGCCTGTGCGTACGCGGCGGCCTGCTGATGGGGCACGAGCCCGATCTCGGCTCGGAGGCCCTGTCCTCGGCGCTGCGCACCCTGCGGCCCACCTATCTGTACGCGGTCCCCTCCCTGCTTGAGAAGATCTACAAGAACTTCCTGCGCGCCTCCCAACAGGCGGGCCGCGGTGCCCTGTTCGAACGGGCCGCCGACACGGCGCGCGACTTCGCCGCCGCCGTGGAGCGGCAGCGGCTGGGCCGGGGCTCGGGGCCCGGCTTCGACCTGCGGCTCCAGCACGCCCTGTACGAGCGGACGGTGTACCGCAGGCTGCGGGCCGCGCTGGGCGGCCGGGTACGCAGGGCCACCTCGGGCGGCTCGACGCTCAGCCGCGACCTGTCCCTCTTCTACGAGGGCATCGGCATCTACGTCCACGACGGCTACGGGCTCACCGAGACCGGCGGCGGTGTGACGATGCAGCCACTTGGCCGGGAGAAGTCCGGCACCGTCGGGCTGGCGCTGCCGGGCAGCGAGATCCGGGTCGCCGACGACGGGGAGATCCTGGTGCGTGGGCCGTCGGTGTTCCAGGGGTACGTGGGTGACGAGGCCGCCACCCTGACCGCGCTGGCCGGCGGCTGGCTGGCCACGGGGGACATCGGCCGGGTGGACTCGGAGGGCTATCTGACGATCACCGGCCGCAAGAAGGACATCATCATCACCAGCAGCGGCAAGAGTGTCGCACCGTCGGCCCTGGAGCAGCGGCTGCGGATGCACCCGCTCGTCCACCAGGCGGTCGTGGTGGGGGACGACCGGCCCTGTGTGGGGGCGCTGATCACGCTGGACCCGGACTTCCTGGCGCACTGGCGGGCGGCGCTGGCCCTGCCGGGCGACGCCGCGACACGGGAGGCCCGGGAGGAGAACGCGTTGCGCGAGGAGGTCGCGCGGGCGGTCGCCGCGGCGAACAGCAGTGTGTCGCGTCCGGAGTCGATCCGGGTGTTCCGGGTGCTGCCGGAGCCGTTCGACGTGACCAACGGTCTGCTGACGCCGTCGATGAAGCTGCGCCGGGACGAGATCGTGCAGCGGTACGCGCTGGAGATCGACGCGATGTACCACTCCCGTTCGCGTCCGGAGCCGGAGGAGCCGTCGGTCTGGGACGACTCGGACAACGTCTTCCGCTGA
- a CDS encoding ATP-binding protein, whose amino-acid sequence MASDPHRDRPLAAEEITERVAGFPGELHDVTDARLVAEEFLLELARVSPPTAPEHWDDILLVVTELAANAVQYAPGPFGMRLRRTFDGVHVVMHDTSTTEPTPRPFRPSHGGGGIGWHLIHTLCDQVSVVGTAGGKDIHVFLPW is encoded by the coding sequence ATGGCATCCGATCCGCACAGGGACAGGCCACTGGCCGCAGAGGAGATCACGGAACGCGTCGCCGGCTTCCCCGGGGAGCTGCACGACGTCACCGACGCACGCCTGGTGGCGGAGGAGTTCCTCCTCGAACTGGCCCGCGTCTCCCCGCCGACGGCCCCGGAGCACTGGGACGACATACTTCTGGTGGTCACGGAACTCGCAGCCAACGCGGTCCAGTACGCGCCGGGACCGTTCGGGATGCGGCTGCGCAGGACATTCGACGGGGTGCATGTGGTGATGCACGACACGAGCACGACCGAGCCCACGCCCCGGCCCTTCAGGCCGAGTCACGGCGGGGGCGGGATCGGCTGGCACCTGATCCACACGCTGTGCGATCAGGTCAGCGTGGTCGGCACCGCGGGCGGCAAGGACATCCATGTGTTCCTGCCCTGGTGA